The following are encoded in a window of Bos javanicus breed banteng chromosome 12, ARS-OSU_banteng_1.0, whole genome shotgun sequence genomic DNA:
- the F10 gene encoding coagulation factor X — MRHDFYHGRKDENRAGCGRLGTTQRRSCSQNKVLCAHARPLDTAQDESELGRDLPGAAGAGRPGPQSRPPPPQAWAPTGGCDKQAGRQPPSSLGERTLPWRPVAAGTHGCPRKGPTMAGLLHLILLSTALGGLLRPAGSVFLPRDQAHHVLQRARRANSFLEEVKQGNLERECLEEACSLEEAREVFEDTERTDEFWSKYKDGDQCEGHPCLNQGHCKDGIGDYTCTCAEGFEGKNCEFSTREICSLDNGGCDQFCREERSEVRCSCAHGYVLGDDSKSCVSTERFPCGKFTQGRSRRWAIHTSEDALDASELEHYNPADLSPTESSLDLLGLNRTEPSAGEDGSQVVRIVGGRDCAEGECPWQALLVNEENEGFCGGTILNEFYVLTAAHCLHQAKRFTVRVGDRNTEQEEGNEMAHEVEMTVKHSRFVKETYDFDIAVLRLKTPIRFRRNVAPACLPEKDWAEATLMTQKTGIVSGFGRTHEKGRLSSTLKMLEVPYVDRSTCKLSSSFTITPNMFCAGYDTQPEDACQGDSGGPHVTRFKDTYFVTGIVSWGEGCARKGKFGVYTKVSNFLKWIDKIMKARAGAAGSRGHSETPATWTVPPPLPL; from the exons atgagaCATGACTTTTATCATGGTCGTAAAGATGAGAACAGAGCTGGATGTGGACGTCTGGGAACCACACAACGACGCTCCTGTTCTCAGAACAAAGTGCTCTGCGCACACGCCAGGCCCTTGGACACGGCTCAGGATGAGAGTGAGCTCGGCCGGGACCTCCCTGGGGCTGCAGGGGCAGGGCGGCCAGGCCCCCagagccgccccccgcccccacaggcCTGGGCTCCAACCGGCGGCTGTGATAAGCAGGCTGGGCGCCAGCCGCCCTCCAGCCTGGGCGAGCGGACCTTGCCCTGGAGGCCTGTTGCGGCAGGGACTCACGGCTGTCCTCGGAAGGGCCCCACCATGGCGGGCCTGCTGCATCTCATCCTGCTCAGCACCGCCCTGGGCGGCCTCCTGCGGCCGGCGGGGAGCG TGTTCCTGCCCCGGGACCAGGCCCACCATGTCCTGCAGAGAGCCCGCAGGGCCAACTCATTCTTGGAGGAGGTGAAGCAGGGAAACCTGGAGCGAGAGTGCCTGGAGGAGGCCTGCTCACTGGAGGAGGCCCGCGAGGTCTTCGAGGACACAGAGCGGACG gatGAATTCTGGAGTAAATACAAAG ATGGAGACCAGTGTGAAGGCCACCCGTGCCTGAATCAGGGCCACTGTAAAGACGGCATCGGAGACTACACCTGCACCTGTGCGGAAGGATTTGAAGGCAAAAACTGCGAGTTCT CCACGCGTGAGATCTGCAGCCTGGACAATGGGGGCTGCGACCAGTTCTGCAGGGAGGAGCGCAGCGAGGTGCGGTGCTCCTGCGCGCACGGCTACGTGCTGGGCGACGACAGCAAGTCCTGCGTGTCCacag AGCGCTTCCCCTGTGGGAAGTTCACGCAGGGACGCAGCCGGCGGTGGGCCATCCACACCAGCGAGGACGCGCTTGACGCCAGCGAGCTGGAGCACTACAACCCTGCAGACCTGAGCCCCACAGAGAGCTCCTTGGACCTGCTGGGCCTCAACAGGACCGAGCCCAGCGCTGGGGAGGACGGCAGCCAGGTGGTCCGGATAGTGGGCGGCAGGGACTGCGCGGAGGGCGAGTGCCCCTGGCAG gctctgctgGTCAATGAGGAGAACGAGGGATTCTGCGGGGGCACCATCCTGAACGAGTTCTACGTCCTCACGGCTGCCCACTGCCTGCACCAGGCCAAGAGGTTCACGGTGAGGGTCG GAGACCGGAACACAGAGCAGGAGGAGGGCAACGAGATGGCACACGAGGTGGAGATGACTGTGAAGCACAGCCGCTTTGTCAAGGAGACCTACGACTTCGACATCGCGGTGCTGAGGCTCAAGACGCCCATCCGGTTCCGCCGGAACGTGGCGCCCGCCTGCCTGCCCGAGAAGGACTGGGCGGAGGCCACGCTGATGACCCAGAAGACGGGCATCGTCAGCGGCTTCGGGCGCACGCACGAGAAGGGCCGCCTGTCGTCCACGCTCAAGATGCTGGAGGTGCCCTACGTGGACCGCAGCACCTGTAAGCTGTCCAGCAGCTTCACCATCACGCCCAACATGTTCTGCGCCGGCTACGACACCCAGCCTGAGGACGCCTGCCAGGGCGACAGCGGCGGCCCCCACGTCACCCGCTTCAAGGACACCTACTTCGTCACGGGCATCGTCAGCTGGGGAGAAGGGTGCGCGCGCAAGGGCAAGTTCGGCGTCTACACCAAGGTCTCCAACTTCCTCAAGTGGATCGACAAGATCATGAAGGCCAGGGCGGGGGCCGCGGGCAGCCGCGGCCACAGTGAAACCCCCGCCACCTGGACGGTCCCGCCCCCCCTTCCGCTCTGA
- the PROZ gene encoding vitamin K-dependent protein Z: MLTMAGCVPPPLAVLGLLVLLAPHAAWPTVFLPASKAHELLARWRRAGSYLLEELFEGHLEKECWEEICVYEEAREVFEDDETTDEFWRTYMGGSPCASQPCLNNGSCQDSIRGYACTCAPGYEGPNCAFAESECHPLRLDGCQHFCYPGPESYTCSCARGHKLGQDRRSCLPHDRCACGTLGPECCQRPQGSQQNLLPFPWQVKLTNSEGKDFCGGVLIQDNFVLTTATCSLLYANISVKTRSHFRLHVRGVHVHTRFEADTGHNDVALLDLARPVRCPDAGRPVCTADADFADSVLLPQPGVLGGWTLRGREMVPLRLRVTHVEPAECGRALNATVTTRTSCERGAAAGAARWVAGGAVVREHRGAWFLTGLLGAAPPERPGPLLLIKVPRYALWLRQVTQQPSRASPRGDRGQGRDGEPVPGDRGGRWAPTALPPGPLV; the protein is encoded by the exons ATGCTGACCATGGCCGGCTGCGTCCCACCACCGCTCGCCGTCCTTGGGCTCCTCGTCCTCCTCGCCCCGCACGCCGCCTGGCCGACAG TCTTTCTTCCCGCATCGAAAGCGCACGAGCTTCTGGCCAGGTGGAGGCGAGCCGGCTCCTACCTCCTGGAAGAGCTCTTCGAGGGGCATTTAGAGAAGGAGTGCTGGGAGGAGATCTGCGTCTACGAGGAGGCGAGAGAAGTGTTTGAAGACGACGAGACCACC GATGAATTCTGGAGGACATACATGG GTGGCTCCCCGTGTGCCTCCCAGCCTTGCCTCAACAACGGGTCCTGCCAGGACAGCATCCGCGGCTACGCCTGCACCTGCGCACCGGGCTACGAGGGCCCCAACTGCGCCTTcg CTGAAAGCGAATGTCACCCCCTGAGGCTGGACGGGTGTCAGCACTTCTGCTACCCGGGACCAGAGTCCTACACGTGCAGCTGTGCAAGGGGCCACAAGCTGGGCCAAGACCGCAGGTCCTGCCTCCCCCACG ACAGGTGTGCGTGTGGAACCCTTGGTCCTGAGTGCTGCCAGAGGCCCCAGGGAAGCCAGCAGAACCTTCTGCCTTTCCCGTGGCAG gTAAAACTAACAAATTCCGAAGGAAAAGACTTCTGCGGGGGTGTTCTAATACAGGACAACTTTGTGCTGACAACAGCAACATGCTCACTATTGTACGCAAACATTAGTGTGAAAACAA GGTCCCACTTCCGGCTGCACGTGAGGGGCGTCCACGTGCACACGAGGTTCGAGGCGGACACCGGGCACAACGACGTGGCCCTGCTGGACCTGGCGCGGCCCGTGCGCTGCCCGGACGCCGGGCGGCCCGTCTGCACGGCCGACGCGGACTTCGCCGATAGCGTCCTCCTACCGCAGCCGGGCGTCCTGGGCGGCTGGACCCTCCGCGGCCGCGAGATGGTGCCCCTGCGGCTGCGGGTCACGCACGTGGAGCCCGCGGAGTGCGGCCGGGCCCTCAATGCCACGGTGACCACGCGGACCAGCTGCGAGCGGGGCGCGGCGGCCGGCGCGGCGCGGTGGGTGGCGGGCGGCGCGGTGGTCCGGGAGCACCGGGGCGCCTGGTTCCTCACCGGCCTGCTGGGCGCCGCGCCCCCCGAGCGGCCCGGGCCGCTGCTGCTCATCAAGGTCCCCAGATACGCGCTCTGGCTCCGACAAGTCACTCAGCAGCCGAGCCGAGCCAGTCCGAGAGGCGACCGGGGTCAGGGGCGTGACGGGGAACCGGTGCCGGGTGACCGCGGTGGGCGGTGGGCGCCGACAGCCCTTCCTCCGGGACCCCTCGTCTGA